In the Bacillus sp. FJAT-42376 genome, CTCCAAGTTCGATCCCTTCCAGCATGATATTCATCAATCGGACTCGTTCAAGCCTCGTGACATAAAACCCCAGCTCTTTGCACATCCTTCTAATCTGCCGGTTTAATCCTTGCGTTAAAATAATCCGGAACGTATCAGAGGAAATCCGGGTCACGGCGCAGCGCTTCGTAACTGTACCAAGAATCTCTACTCCCCTCCCCATTTTTTCAAGGAAATCATCCCCGAACGGCTCGCTGACCGTTACGATGTATTCCTTCTCATGATTATGCTCGGAACGGAGAATCCGGTTGGATATATCCCCGTCATTGGTCATAATCAAAAGCCCTTGGGAATCCTTGTCCAGACGTCCTACAGGAAAGATCCGCACCGGATAATTCATGTAATCAACAAGATTATTTTTTACGCTCCTGACAGCTGTGCACACAATGCCGGGCGGTTTATTTAATACGATATAAACAGATTGTTCTTTTTCAGGGATCGGCTGGCCCTTTACAAGAACCGTATCCTCCAGAGAAACCTCCTGCCCTGACAAGCATACCTGTCCATTGACCGTTATGAGTCCTGCCTCGATAAAACGGTCTATTTCTCTTCTCGACCAGTAACCTGACAGACTCATAAATTTATTAATTCTCAAACATCCGCCTGCTTTCATCTTCATTTTCTTCCTTAATTAAACGCTTTTTTAAAAGCTGCGGCAATGTTTATTTCTTTATCCGTTCAAAAGTGTATAAATCCAGCGGTCGCCCGATTCGCCGCCAGAATACCGCTCCTTCGCCTCACCGGCCGTCCCTGTATAAACAAAGCTGCCGTTTTTCAGCACCCCGATCCGGTCAAACAGCGTCAAAATCTCATTTAAATCATGTGTCGTATACACGACCGTTTTGCCCCGGTCAGCCAGCCTTTTCACAAATCGGTTAATTTCCAGCTTTGACTGAAGATCAATGCCGACAGTCGGCTCATCCATGAGCAGTATATCCGGATCATGAATAAGGGCTGCGGCAATGTTCAGTTTGCGTTTCATGCCTCCTGAGAGCTTTGCTACCTTTTCATTCCATTGGTCGTCAAGCTGAACCTCCGAACAAAGCTTTTTCAGACTCTCTTCTGAAGCTTTTGTTTTAGAGAGCTTGCTGAAAAGAATCATATTTTCTTTCACTGTATTTTGCTCCCATAGAGCAATATCCTGAGGTACATAGCCGATGCATTTCCTTACCTTCTTTTTCTGTTTCCTTGTATCCAATCCATTGATGACAGCGGTCCCCGACTCAGGGAACGCAATAGTCGCCAAAATAGAAAGCAGGGTGGATTTCCCTGCACCATTCTTCCCGAGCAAACCGAATACCTCACCCTTTGATATCTTTAGGGAAACCTCATTCAGGGGCTGTTTTTTTCCGTATGTTTTCGTAACGTTTTCAATGGCAATCATCGGGTGCTCCTTAAGCGTGACATAGAAATGAAAACAAGGGCCGTACTCAGAGCAAACATGAGGACAAGCTTAACCCATACTAGTGCGTCGGCAAGCTTCCAGTTGAGGACGGGATTTTGAGGCAGCCAGTCTTCCAGTGTTTTCAGCTGGGGCAGAAGCTCTCCTGCCGGCAAAACGCTCCCGCCGATTAAACTGACAGCAAAAATCCAGACCGTACTCAGCGTATAATAATTCCCTGTGTAAGGAGAGAAACTGGCCGCCAGAAGACTGATGGAAAGCCCAAGCAGCATAAAAACGGCCATAGGAAGGAGCAGGGAAGCAGATGTGCCGTTATCAAGCCTCATAATCACCCACCAGCTGAGGCCAATCTGAATCAGGTGGAGAGCTCCGTACGCTGCGAAGGAATGCAGGATATAGGCATCGAGACCTGCTGGTGTTGTCTGAATCCGTTTAAAAAGGCTGTCTCTTTCTTTAGGAATCCAATCCCACGAGAGCATACACAGAATCAGCGCCAAAACCATCCAAATTTTTACTGGAGACTCAAAAAGCCCCGGACCCGAAGACTTCTCTCTCACATCCCGGCCATCTTCCTGTGTGACGTAGTTGATGGTCATAAGCGGCTCGGGTTCCCACTGCCGGTCAGCATACCGGTATGCCTCTTCCCTGATTCCGTCCTGCTGCGGAAAATTCTCTTGATATTTTTCCGCTATTTTCTCCACCCTGTTTGCCGCCTTGGCATTGGAGGTGAACCGGATCACTTCACTCGCAGCCACCTCTCTGACTACTCCTGATGCAATGGATAATGGAGAGGTGCGCAGTTCAATAATCCCTTCCCTGTCACCTGCTTCAATCGATTCTTTAAACCCCTCTTTAATGACGAAAACCGTATCCGTTTCCTCGCGCAGGAGCATATTTTGCGCCTTGCCTCCGGTTGTTTGAACGAGTTTAAGCCGCTCTTGCTTTTTCAGCCTTTGAATAAGGGTTTTTGAGAAATCCGTATGATCCTGATCAACAATAGCGACGGGAATGGCCAAATCCTCTTCCACTTTACCGGAAAAGTTGCTTACACCGTAGATAACAGCTGCCGGCAAAACAAGCAGGCTGAGGAAGAGAAAAGGTTTTTTCAGCATTTGTTTGACCGTAAAAAACACAATCCTCATCTCTTTGCCTCCAGTCTCTTTTCCTTTGCAGCTGCTCCAAGTCCCATCGTGATGATGAAGGCTAAGAGAAAAATGACAAGCCCGCTGAAATCAGCATTCCTTCCCCTAAAAAGGTCAGATGCTGCATCCAGCGTATATGTATTGATTGTGTAAGATGCATAAGGCTCCAGCCATGAAGGCAAATAAAAGGATGGAATAAAATGACCGCCAAGCAGGCAGCCTGCCGAAATGAACAGAGCAGAAATCACTTGAAACATTAGATCCTGTTGAAAAAACGCTGCTAGTGAACTGAACAGTGCCGTGAATATGAGGAGAATCAACATCATTCCTGCACAGATGGCAAGTACATTTTCTCCAGACCATACGTGAAGGGAGTGTAAGGCAAACAACCCCGCCCCCAAAAAAGGAAGGAGAAAAAGACTTGCTGTCACCCATTCGGAAAGTATCATCTTCCATGGACTCATCCCGTACAGCAGCAATCTTGACCGGATTCCTGATGTGACCTGCCCCCTCATATAAAGCAGGATTTGATAAGACCATACCATGAGCAGCAAAACAAAAATGGAGATCCCGTAGTAGGAGAGAATATTTTTCAAAAAAAGATTGTCTTCTTCTCTTTCCTCAAATATTTCATTTCTTCCAAGCGCATGCAAGGAAAAAGAGAGGACATCTTTTTTGTATTCCTTTGTCCTCTCTTCCTTTGGAACGTCTGCCTGGAGCATAAAATCATAGACGGTGTTGATGCCGCTTTGAGCAGCAGAAGTATAATCGGCCGCACTTTCCATAACTTGACGGAACAAATAAGCCTGAAGCGGCTGCTGATTATTTCCAATGACCGTAAGAGGAACATTTTCCCCTTCCATAATCGTTTTGCTGAAATTTTCAGGAAGAACGGCCATTCCCGCAATTTTATTTTGTCTGAGCAATTCTCTGGCGCTCTCCTCATCCGTCAGAATCGGCTTTACCACCTTTTTCAGCTCTTCATTGCCTGTCAGCTGTTTAATGACATATTCCGTTTGAAAGGTCTGGTCCTGATCAACAATGGCCGCCCGAAATGGCTCAAGGCGTTCTTTGTCTGTGAACGCCTTTGCCGCGATATAAGCCGAGCCGCCCATAAGTACGAGCGGCACGGAGAATAAAAGAACGAGAGTTTTCCATTTTCTGAGAATTCCCTTTATAAAGAAAAGCGTCATATAAAGAAATGGTCCCATGTTATCTGTTACAGTATCCCAAGCTGCAGGAAAAGTGCCTGCAGTTTAGCGCCGGCTTTCAATTGAATATCCGTCATCTGTTCTGGTGTAATGCTATTCACATTAATTTCGTTATCCAAATTTATATCCGGAAGATCGGCTTTTGCCTTCAGTTTTGTTTTGGAGTCGATTTTTAATGAAATCGAGCCCTCGGCCATATCCGCCCCTCCATTAACCTTGATTTCAAAAAGCTGGCTGCTGTATTTGTCTTTTACACTAACATCCTGCTTTTGTATAACGGTTCCCTCGAGCTTCACCGGTGAACCAGTTCCGCCCTCCGTCCCAAGAGAGAAATCCCGTTTGATTGTTTGCTTTGCAGGATCTTTGCCGGAGAAATCTGATTTCATCGAAAAGATGAGCGACCCTTCTGCTGCAGGATCTTTGCTGCTTATTTTTGCTTTTAAATCTTCCGTACGGTCCTCTCCTTCTTTTTTATTGATTTTGTTGGTAAGAAGAAGAGAGCCTCCTTCATCCTCTTTATCCGATGTGATATCCACTTTTAGTTCCTGATCCCTCTTTTTGTCCGCATCGTATGGCACATCCATTGTATGGATAGAAACAGCAGTTCCAGGTTCTGTTGAGTCAGCGACCGTTACATCCATTTTCCGGTCAATGACCAATTCATCTCCATTAACCATCAGCACAGAAGTAAACCCTTTAGGAATACGGGTTTCTTTCACCTCTTTTTTGGCGTCTTTCAAGCCGTCAACAAAGTCTGTTTTTACAGTGTCAGGATCGATCATATCCATCTGGCTTGCTCCGGAATTCCCTATTTTCACCACACGGTTTGCAATAATCGTATGAAGCTCTTTATCCTTGATCATTTGATCGAGCAATTGACTGATCAATGCTTTTGTTTCTTTTTCATTTAATTTCATCGTCACTTGGGTTACTTTAAGCTTCTCGCCATTATGTTCGTAAGATACGTTATCCTTTTTTGTGAAATACTCATCTTTAAGCTTTTCATTTAAAAAGGCTGCATACGTATCTTTAAGATGCTTTTCTTCCTTTTCATTCAGTTCAAGATCTTTAATATCCACGGGTTTGAAGTCAAGTTTCTCCGGACCTGAATAGGCCGGGTCAAGCTGCCTCATGAACTGTCCGTATTCATTTGCATTCAGGTAAAAATATTTCTCGTAAATAGATGGGACCTTCGCCGCCACTTGTTTAGGCGTCTGGTAAATTTCCATGTCCAGGAGGTTCTCTCCCTGAACTGCAATTCCTGCTTTCGTATAGCTCCTATCTTTTTTCGGATCTTGCTCCACCTCTGTCGTAATGGCCGCTTCGTTTAGGAGTTCCTGAATCATTTCAAATTCCGGAGGAAGGGCTCCCTGTGCATCCAAACCGCCAGATATCTTTGTTTTCGTATTTGATGCATTTTCGGCGAGTTCCTCCTGAAAATCAGCCAGTTCTCCGTTTTGATGATCGAAGTCTTCAGCAGCCTTCTGAAATGTCTTGATCTCAGACAGTAAATACAGCTGTTTGGGAGATTTGTTAATCAGCAGCGCATAAGCGGCTGTTCCTCCTATGACTAAAAATGCAATAATGCCCGCAATCACCCATTTTAAGGGGAATTTCCCTGCCTGCCTGTTCGGCATCGTCTCAGTTGCCGCTGCCATTTCAGATCGCGTTGTCCGATTGTCCATACCATTTAACCCCCTACATTATGTATAAAACTCCAAATTTTTGAACACTCAAACTATCATAAATAAACAAAAATACTAATTCTATACATTCGACAATCTTTGTAATCATTTAGGGTATTTTACTCAAGACTATAGAAACGTAAGAAGGAGGACAGAGAGGTCTAATCTACCTATACCCGCAAAAAAACCAAAATAACCTTATTTTTACAAACTTGTTTTTTCTCTGTATGGCGTGCATAAAAAAGACAGGCTTTAAGCCTGTCCATTCCGTTTTTTCTTCACTTTTATAAAATACACTTTTAAATAATTCCCCTGTTTGTATTGAGGAATAGTACGAAAGTCTTCAGGGAGATGATAATTTTCTAAAAGGCTGTACGATATTCCTGTTTCTTTAAATGCCTGGTCAATAAAGCCCTTAAATTTTTCATCGCTTACGTTGCTTGCATTCGTAGATGCCACAATCACACCATTATTGGCCGTTAAGCTGATTGTATCCTTAAGAAGATTTTTGTAATCCTTTGCTGCACTGAAAGTATGTTTTTTGGATTTAGCAAAGCTTGGGGGGTCAAGGATGACCAGGTCATACGTCTTTTCTTTTCGGGCAGCATACTTAAAATACTTAAAAACATCTTCAACAATTATTTCCTGCGCTTCATGATCGATTCCATTTATGCTGAACTGTTCAATCGTCTTTGGAAGGCTGCGGTTCGCCACGTCCACACTGACCGTCTTGACCGCTCCTCCCAGCGCAGCAAACACGGAAAAGGCTCCTGTGTAGGAAAACATGTTCAGAACCGTTTTTCCATTGGCATACGTGTCTCTTATCGCCTTCCGTACATCGCGCTGATCGAGAAACACACCGACCATGGCTCCTTCATTTAGATAAACGGCAAAGGAGGCGCCGTTTTCTTTAACGAGCAAAGGATACGGAGCCTGCTCTCCAGCGACAAAATCATCCTCTTCAATATACTGGCCTTTCTCATCGAACCGTTTTTTCTGATAAATGCCTTTCGGACTGACCGTTTTTTGAAGAGCGGCAATGATAGATTCTTTGAAAGCATAGATTCCTTTGCTGTACCAGTTTATGAGACAGTATCCATCAAAGTAATCGACCGTTAATCCGCCTATCCCATCACCTTCCCCGTTAAAGAGACGGAAGGCAGTCGTTTCGCTGCTGTTAAAGAACGAGGTCCGCTGATCTGAAGCAGCTTTTATTTTTTGATTAAAAAATGACTGGTCAATGCTTTCTTCTTTTTTAAAAGAGAGAATCCAGCCAATTCCTTTATTTTGCTTTCCGTAATAGCCTGTTCCAATCATCGATCCTTTTGAATCCACAAGAGTGAAAATTTCTCCCTCTTCCTTAAGGACATCCGGATTAGCCACTGATTCCCTTTCCACCAGAGGAAAGCCCTTCTGAAAGAGTTTGGCTGCTGACGGTTTTATTTGAAGCTTAATTGGCATTAAAATCACTCCGTGTTGTGTTATCACTTTTTCGCTTAACTCAATTTAAAAAGTATACCATATTATCACCCGAATCTTCTTCCGGCTAACCTCATCTTTGAGAACACATATAGAAGACGGATGGATTCCTGCGATATCAAAATGGCTTAATCCAATGGGGGAATTGCCCTTCAAACCGGGTGGAACACTTGTACACGTATACGAACGCTACAAGAGGGAGAAAAGCGTCTTTGGAAGGGGAAGTACCGACACACAAAATCTGAAACGCGAAAAAAGCTCTTTTTGAGCTGCATTTTCCCATGAAAGAGAAAAGAATTGAGGGTTCAGCCGGAAATTTCCTAGGCAATATTCATCGTTGTAACGGAGTCTGTCCGAGAAGTTGTCTATATAAAAAAGAGGCTGGAACCAAAAGTTTCCGGCTGATAAAAAAACCGAACGATTATTTGAAACTCTGGTATAGAGCTTCGTAATCGTCCGGTTTTATTGTTTTTCATGCTTTTTTCAAAAGAAATATTCGGCTTAAGGACAGCAATTTTAGTTATGTCCCAGCCTCTGTCGTTTATCATTTGTGTCATGCTGACATTCTTCTTTAGAGTACATCGGACAGGTGAGGCCTAAGCTCGGCGGGGCTTACCGCCAGCTCCTGAATGAGGGAGCACTAAATTGGAAATCAGACTTATTTATTCATACTGGAAAGAAAGTCTCCTAAAAGATCCTCTGCACTTTCTTCTATTTCCACTTCCTCAGCATCCTGATTCCGAATCTGATCCTGCATTTGATCAAAACTGAACCCTTCCAAATCATCATCGTTCTCCGAAAAATCTGAGGGCAATTCTTCTAAAGGAGGATTTTCTTGACGGTCGTCCGTTTCCATTCCCGCAGCAGACTGATCCTCGAACATGATTAAATCATCGGGATCAAGCGTATGACTGTTCATAGATGCAAGAAGCGCCGTGGCTCTTACCGGGTTTAATAAAAGCTGATGAATCATACTCCCCAGCAGCGCCTCAGAATGTTCATGCTTAAGCCAATTCCTTTGTTCCTTTGTAAGCTGGCGCGGAAGAGGAATGGTAAGAGTCTGGCGTTCTTTTGAGAGTGAGTCACTGACTCCCTTCAAAACAAACTCGCCTATTCTGCTGGAGAAATTGCGCTTTTCCATTTCTTTCAGCTTAGAAAGCTGCTTCAGCAGGTGATCGGGAGTATCAGAGGGGACCCTGAACGTGATCGCCTGGCCCCGCTCTATACGTTTATCCGACGGTTTCATCTAGTCATCACCTTATTTGGATGAGGAAGCCGGCTGCTTTTCATCCTTTTTTTCTGGTTTTGCTTGTTTACGGACGTAATCTGAAATGAGTTTGTAGTAAGCGTTGGACATCATCCAGATGCTTTCCTTTTCATCTTCAAAAAACTCGATATTGTATCCATCGAGATTGTTGTTCAGCGCCTTAAGGTAATCTTTCAGAACAGACGCTCCTCCTCCTACAAAATAGCAAATCTCTGTTTGAGAGTTGCGCTGCCATACATTGCGAAGGAAACGGTATTGCTTTTTCGCCAATTCTAAAAGAATGCGGTCTGTAATATCATGAACGCTTGTACGGCTTCCTTTTACCATGATGTGGTTGCGGTCATTTTTGCGAGTGATGATCTCTACTACATCTCTGCGGCTGTCGAGCTCTACTCCATGCTTCGTACGAATCTCTTCTCTGATGGCTTCCAGAGATTCAGAAACGCCCAAATTGAATCCCTGCGCTTTATCATCATCTACATTGCGGTTGCGGATGACAGCGATATCTGTCGAAAGACCGCCGATATCCTGGATCAGGATTCGCTTGTCAATCAGGTCCTTGTTAATAATGTTCAAATCGTTATCCATTACTAGGTTTACAAATGCAGCAAAGCCCTCCGGATAAACTTTTACTTCATCAAAGCGGATGTTTACTTTCAGACCTTGGTATTTAGGCGTTACGAGGAACTCTACTTGATGCACAGATCCAAGAAGCTGTGAACGGTACCCTACATCTTTTCCTTCTTTTACTTCTCTAAGAGGAAGACCTGTTCCCAATGTGTAGTTTGCATCAATAACTTGATTATTTTTCTTAAATCCTTTTTCTGATGTTCCGTTCACTGCATCGAGTGCCAGCGAAGCAAAAAGCATGACAAGCGTCTGGTCTTCTTCGGATTTGCTGCTGCCCGGATCTAATTCTGTGGAGTTATTGCTTTTCGTTGCAAGACTCCCGACACGGTAGATCACGTTGTTTTCTTTGAGGGCAGGGGAGTGTACACGAATGTGAATATTTTCAAGCGGGTCCTTATCATTTAACTCTTCAATTCCGATTACCGGACGATCCTCTAAATCTCTTGCAATCACGTTTGGTATGTATAGTTCTGAGTCTAGTTTTCCGAACAGTGCTTTAACGGCATCGTTCCCTACATCGACTGCTGCAATTCTAGAAAGATTCATAGTCAACTTTCCCTTCTACATTAAAGTTCCTTATACCATTCGCTTACATGGTCTACTTTAAAGGTAATACATAAAAGACTTTCTTTCAATACAGGTTTTGACGTTTTCAATTTCGTGTACAAGAATACTTTTTTGTATACAAAACTTGCAAACAAGTATACTTGTGTACTTATTTGTACACATCCCTATATATCAACATGTGTACGCATTTGTATACTTGTACACATTTACGTTTACATATGATTACACTTTGTATACAAGTAAACAAAATTGTAAACATCGTCTTTTTTTAAAAAAACCAAGAATAAAAATTTTTTAATCCTAAACTCGCCGCCAATAAAAATGGGAGGTTCTTACAATTCAAACACAGTCAGGAACGATCCAGAAAAAGGAATCTGCAAGTCACGAAACTGAAATTGGCTCAAAATGAAGGAGCAAATAAGAGGAAGGCAAAGCCAATGTAGGAGGGCAAAAGTGAAAATTTAAAAGAAAACGGTCGAAATGAGGGAGAAGATTGGGCTCAGAGAGTTAAAAAAACCGAAGGCCATGTAATAAAGCGCCTTCGGACACCTAATTAAAATGTATGAATCCACTCACAAAATAAGGCATAGTCTGCATTTACCCGCCGCTTATATGTCATCGCTGCAAATGAAAGCTGATCCGTAAACCGGCTGGTATCCGGGCCAATCGCTTTAGCAATTTCAATTTCGCTATGATGCCGGATAAACGAATCTCCCATATCTGCATCCGCTCTTGCATGGATTTTCGCTGTAATTCTTCCCATGGTAACAAGTGCTTCATCCATTGCCTGAGGGCCTTGGATGTGCTTAGTTTTTAATTTCTTTTTAACTGGAGACCGTTCACGGATATAAAAGTGGCGGCCATCCATCGTAACATACCCGAGAAATGGATCCTCGTGGTGATGCATTGCTTTTTGAGTAGCAATGACTCTTTTTCCCTGATGAAAATGTTCTTCCCAAAATTCGTTTCCCGCCGGCAGGAAGAAGCCCGGAATGGGAGCACGCACCTCTTTTACTTCTAACACAAGATCATCCAGGTCCTGCTCTCCCTTGTCACCTTCTATCAAAACATAAAAGCGGTCAAGACCAATGGAAGCTGTACCTGATCCATATTTTCTTGCAATATCCTTAATGTGATAAAAGGCTAAATCCTTTTGATCGGCTTCATCGAGCGTTCCGAGGTAATCCTTCCACACATTCTGAATCATTACCCGCTCTGCTTCAGATGCTGCCGCAATTTCTTCAGACCACTTAAATTTTCTGACTCCTTGGGCATTCATTTCAGTAAAATCATCCAGCAATTTATTCATTCTTCTCTTCTTCAGCTTCTTCAGCAATTTCCGAATGGGATTTCTCGTATTATCTGCCGTAAAATAGAGCGTTACCGGATCATCTTTGCCTTTAGCAAAACGCTTCATCTGCCGGCAATACGAATGTAAGTACGTTCGGATCCTCTCCTCCTGCTCCGCCTCATCATATCCCTCCGCTTCACAAAACAAGGCAATGCTGACAGACATTCGAAGTACATCATATAGATAGGAACCCATTGTTCCTTCATCAAAATCGTTTACATCGAAAACAAAATCACCTTTTTCATTCTGAAAAGCTCCAAAATTTTCAATATGCAAATCGCCCTGAATCCAAATCGGTTTATTTTCGGGAGTGTGAAAAGAAAAAGGAATCTTTGTTACATCAAAATAAAACAGATACGCACTGCCTCTGTAGAAACGGAATGGACTCTCCGCCATTTTCCGATATTTTTCGGACCTCATCTCGCGGGTCAATCCCATAATTTCTTGGTCAAATTCGTTTAAAATCGTATCGATGGTTTGATAGCGAAGCTTTCTTCTAGTGGCATTTGCACGATCCGCAATATTTTCCATGTTCATTTTTCTCACCGCTTTCCAGTCATTCAAAAGGGAAACAACACACACAGTTTCTTTCGTCTCCGCTAATGTGCAGTTGGACCCTTCAACATTTTCCAGTAGATGAAGCGGGACAAAACAAGTATATTCCTATTTTTTCAAACCTGCAAAACCGTTTACAAAGAAGGAAGCGTAAGGATGTCCCTTCAGCCAGAATCAACAGTCCGTTTATTCCTTTAGATGTCAAAGAATTCTCTGTTTTTAAAGAACAGAATTTTTTCTTCATTACCTATTGATTTTCAATGTAAATCCAGATATCCTTCACTTATAACTCATATGGTAATAAATTGATGGAGGAATTACAGTGGAAAGAAATTTTCGCACAGCTGCAGATTTAGTTTACAGACAGCCCGAATTTATTCGGTATAGCTTATATATCATCCTTGGTGCAGCCATACTAATGAGCGGATATGGAATTGGATGCCTGGCGGGAATGCTGCTTTTCTAATTTAGCTGCGGAGGGGTCAGGTATGTCAGAGCTTGCTCGTATGGCGGATCAGCTTGAGAGGGCGTACAGGGGTAGTGCCTGGCACGGACCTTCCTTATTAGAAGCACTGGAAGACGTTGATTTTAAAAAAGCTTTTCAACACCCATTGCATGATGCGCACTCAATTTGGGAAATTGTTCTTCATGTGACTTCCACAAACGAAACTGTGACAATGAGATTAATGGGTATGGCCGCCATGATGACACCTGAAGAGGATTGGCCCTCTATTGATACCTCCGATGCCGGCAGCTGGCAAGCTGCTCTTGAGAAGCTGAGCCAGTCCCATAATAAATTGATTGACGCACTCAAGACAGTAAGTGAGGATCGCTTAGATGATCCTGTTATCAAGGAATTTTCAACTATTTATGTGACGATTCAAGGCAATATCCAGCACATGATCTATCATGCAGGTCAAATCATGCTCCTGAAAAAGCAATAGAGCCCCTTCCTGAGGAAGAGGCTCTTTTTTTTAGCTTACTTGTTTGTTTGTATTCGGATGAGGACGCTTATGGAAGCCTTTCGCAAAATAAACAGCTATCAGCACTGCAAACCATATCGGTCCGACAATCAGCGCCACCCGTGTATCTGCGCTAAACGCCATCAGAACAACAACAAGTCCCAGGAATGCCAGGGCCAGGTAGTTCGCATAAGGGAAAAACGGCATTTTGTATTTCAGGTTTTTCACCTGTTCTGTGCTTAAGCTTCTGCGGTATCGCATTTGCGAAATCAGAATAATTCCCCATGTCCAGATTGCTCCGAACGTGGAAATGCTCGTAACCCATACAAAGGCTTTCTCGGGAACGAAGTAATTGAGGATGACCCCGATCAGCAAAGCCGCTGCCGATGTCAGAACCGCCGCTCCCGGTACTCCGTTTTTCGTAACTTTTCCATAGGACTTTGGTGCTTCATCCTGCTGAGCCAGATTGAAAAGCATCCGCCCTGTACTGAAGATTCCGCTATTGCAGGATGAAAGAGCTGCCGTCAGCACAACAAAGTTGATAATGCCAGCCGCACCCGGAATTCCAAGCTTTTCAAAGGTCAGCACAAAAGGACTTCCCTGCGTGCCGATTTGATCCCACGGATAGATGGACATGATCACAAACAGCGCGCCTACATAGAAAATCAAAATGCGCCAAAATACGGTATCAATGGCTTTGGCAAGCGTTTTTTGAGGATTTTTTACTTCCCCTGCTGTTACCCCGATCAGTTCAATTCCAAGGAAAGCAAACATAACCATGGATAGAGACAGAAGGACTCCCTGAATTCCGTTCGGGAAAAACCCTCCATTGCTCCACAGATTGGAAATACCAGTTGCGATGCCGCCGTTGCCGATTCCAAAGAAAATAATTCCGGCTCCAATAATAATCATTCCAATGATGGTGACAATTTTGATCAAGGCGAACCAGAATTCAAGTTCACCATATGCTTTTACAGCAAGAAAGTTAACAAGTGTCATAATGATAAGTGCAAGAAGTGCCCAAATCCATGGCGCCACTTCCTCAGCCGGCACCCACATTGTCATATATTTTGCTACGGCTGTAATTTCTGCCATACATGTGACCACCCATAGAAACCAGTAGTTCCATCCCGTCAAAAAACCGGGAAGTGGTCCCAAATAATCTCTTGCATAGCGGCTGAAAGAACCGGCTACCGGCTTTTGAATGGCCATCTCACCAAGTGCCCTCATGATAAAGAACATAATCATGCCTGCAAATGCGTAGGCAAGCAGGATTCCGGGACCTGCCAGTTCGATTGCTGCGGCGGATCCAAGAAACAGACCTACC is a window encoding:
- a CDS encoding ParM/StbA family protein produces the protein MNLSRIAAVDVGNDAVKALFGKLDSELYIPNVIARDLEDRPVIGIEELNDKDPLENIHIRVHSPALKENNVIYRVGSLATKSNNSTELDPGSSKSEEDQTLVMLFASLALDAVNGTSEKGFKKNNQVIDANYTLGTGLPLREVKEGKDVGYRSQLLGSVHQVEFLVTPKYQGLKVNIRFDEVKVYPEGFAAFVNLVMDNDLNIINKDLIDKRILIQDIGGLSTDIAVIRNRNVDDDKAQGFNLGVSESLEAIREEIRTKHGVELDSRRDVVEIITRKNDRNHIMVKGSRTSVHDITDRILLELAKKQYRFLRNVWQRNSQTEICYFVGGGASVLKDYLKALNNNLDGYNIEFFEDEKESIWMMSNAYYKLISDYVRKQAKPEKKDEKQPASSSK
- a CDS encoding DUF2252 family protein; this translates as MNMENIADRANATRRKLRYQTIDTILNEFDQEIMGLTREMRSEKYRKMAESPFRFYRGSAYLFYFDVTKIPFSFHTPENKPIWIQGDLHIENFGAFQNEKGDFVFDVNDFDEGTMGSYLYDVLRMSVSIALFCEAEGYDEAEQEERIRTYLHSYCRQMKRFAKGKDDPVTLYFTADNTRNPIRKLLKKLKKRRMNKLLDDFTEMNAQGVRKFKWSEEIAAASEAERVMIQNVWKDYLGTLDEADQKDLAFYHIKDIARKYGSGTASIGLDRFYVLIEGDKGEQDLDDLVLEVKEVRAPIPGFFLPAGNEFWEEHFHQGKRVIATQKAMHHHEDPFLGYVTMDGRHFYIRERSPVKKKLKTKHIQGPQAMDEALVTMGRITAKIHARADADMGDSFIRHHSEIEIAKAIGPDTSRFTDQLSFAAMTYKRRVNADYALFCEWIHTF
- a CDS encoding DinB family protein; this encodes MSELARMADQLERAYRGSAWHGPSLLEALEDVDFKKAFQHPLHDAHSIWEIVLHVTSTNETVTMRLMGMAAMMTPEEDWPSIDTSDAGSWQAALEKLSQSHNKLIDALKTVSEDRLDDPVIKEFSTIYVTIQGNIQHMIYHAGQIMLLKKQ
- a CDS encoding amino acid permease, translating into MENQQNNELKRGLEQRHITLMSLGAAIGVGLFLGSAAAIELAGPGILLAYAFAGMIMFFIMRALGEMAIQKPVAGSFSRYARDYLGPLPGFLTGWNYWFLWVVTCMAEITAVAKYMTMWVPAEEVAPWIWALLALIIMTLVNFLAVKAYGELEFWFALIKIVTIIGMIIIGAGIIFFGIGNGGIATGISNLWSNGGFFPNGIQGVLLSLSMVMFAFLGIELIGVTAGEVKNPQKTLAKAIDTVFWRILIFYVGALFVIMSIYPWDQIGTQGSPFVLTFEKLGIPGAAGIINFVVLTAALSSCNSGIFSTGRMLFNLAQQDEAPKSYGKVTKNGVPGAAVLTSAAALLIGVILNYFVPEKAFVWVTSISTFGAIWTWGIILISQMRYRRSLSTEQVKNLKYKMPFFPYANYLALAFLGLVVVLMAFSADTRVALIVGPIWFAVLIAVYFAKGFHKRPHPNTNKQVS